In Acanthochromis polyacanthus isolate Apoly-LR-REF ecotype Palm Island chromosome 9, KAUST_Apoly_ChrSc, whole genome shotgun sequence, the DNA window ctgTGGCTAAGGCTACGCTAACGACTAGTGACTAcagaaacagagtctggaaaagaATAATtggttatgaatgacaggttcctGCTATCACATGTTGTTCAAACATTACACTGAAGGTGTATCTGTTCCATATGAACCCCCAGAGTAAGCACGAAGGCCACAGTGGCCAAAAAACTCCCTTCtgaggacatcagaagtttcactgtgaaaatatctttttttcccacattttcaaattgaaACAGATCAATTTTGACACAGGAGACACGAGGGTTAAGCCACTGACCGAGTTTTCTGTTGCACCAAACACGTTGCTTTCATACATGATGCTTTGCGTTGAGGCAGATTCCTCCTGTGTTGTTTGAGGTGCTGCTGGGTTTGCTGCTCCAGGACCGTGGACACACTCCTCGTCTCCTCGGCTACTGTGGAGATCTGTACATGACGGAGAGGATCGCCTACGGGCCGCTGTATGGTTTGTCTCTGCCCTGGCCTCTTGTGTCCTGGGTGCCCAGTGGTTTACAGCGCACCATGGACCAGTGGTTCACCCCCTCCTGGCCTCGCAAAGCCAAGATCTCCATGGGCCTGCTGGAGCTGGTGGAGGACATCTTCCACGGCACCTACGGCAGCTTTCTGATCTGCGACCTCGCCGCGGCTCATTTCGGTTACACCAACGGCCACGAGCTGCGTCTGACCAACACTAGAGCGGTGGTTCCTGAGGACGAGTTCAGGCGCACCATGCGAGCGCTGAGGTGTGAGTCGGACGCTGACTGTGTTTATGGGGTCGACTGCCAAACCTCGTGTGACTTGTCGGAGAAACGGTGCAGGGAGGAGCCGGTCCAGCCCAACCTGGCGAAGGCGTGCGGTACGCTGAAGGACTACCTCCTGCGTGGGGCGCCGTCGGGGATGAGAGAGGAGCTGGAGAGGCAGCTGTACGCCTGCATGGCTCTCAGAGGTAATGCTGGACAGATGAACATGGAGCACTCGCTTATCCTGAACAACCTGAAAGCTCTGCTGTGGAGACAGATCTCACACACCAAGGACTCGTGACGAGGAGAGAAGTTCTTTTTAAGTCATATCAGTCAGTTCTTCACTCAGAGCTGAGCGTTAAAGATGCTGTGATTTACAAGTAGCAACATTAATGAAGTCTTTTTATCAACTTCTAACACTTATGAATGGTCAGACTGATGGACCTACCTCCTCTATCCCAATTTTAGAAGTTTGGGGCCTGGAAAACTTGTTTAAATACTTTGAGAAGACTTAAACTGAATGATTGCATGTTGCCATCAGTCACAtttgtcacacaaacacatgatatTGTATTGTTCACCACAGTGGAATGTTACGAGGACACTCCTGGATAAACAGTCACAGGTTTTACTTTGTCTGAAGAGCTGAGAGGTTGCATTGCTGTTTCTGTTACCATCAAATGCAAGAGTTCCAAAATCAGTGACTAAGCTCCAATTTTTAGCATGAAATTAAAAGTTTCTACTAAGATCCATAACATAATCAGGGAGTTTACCTTTGCTGGATGTGGTTGACagtattctgttatttttactctttttagCAAATCCAATCAAAGGACCAAACCCAacagttcaacattttttttagattttactgCACCATCAGAAAAAATAACTCAATTAAAACGAATAGGGTTAATTGAATTCCTAAAATAGCTGCCGTGCACTTGTTTCTAGCAGAGGTTACCTAAAAAAAGAGTGCATTTGttgcaaattaaaacaaattcgTTACACGAGTCGGCTCAAAATAGTCATGTTCCTCGTGATGAAGGAATGAGTCGCCCACTTAAGCTGATGTATTTAATCGCTTATAGATGACAATGATGACCTAAAACGtcacattttttgcacaaattctACAATTACATTACTAATAGTAGAACCAGTGAGACAGAAATAGTACACTTTGTTATTTAtatattggggaaaaaaagcattctCTATGATCTATCAAAACTTGATCTTTACAACGCTTCATCATCACATCATGTCATGAACAAAGGCGATTAGAGAGGACCTCAGAAAAAGAGTCCACTGATGATCATCAGGCTGTAAAAGGTTGCACTACGTGTCCACTAATCCAGAGATTGAACACAAATGGAGCGGTCGACCAACAAAGATCACGCTAAAGCAAGGAGTCTGTGAGGTCAAAAAGGAATCCAGGGTAACATTTAAAGGAGTACAGGAGGGTTTGTGTCCATGCCCAGTTTGCAAAATATCACATGGACAAGCCAGAGGGctgttggaaaaatgttgattcAATTCCACTTTATTGGTTTaaatgagggctgcacagtgttgtagtggttagcactttcgccttgcagcaagaggatccccggttcaaatcccagcctgggcctgggatctttctgcatggagtttgcatgttctccctgtgcatgcatgggttttctccgggcacgccggcttcctcccacagtccaaaaatatgctgaggttaattgattattctaaattgcccgtaggtgtgaatgtgagtgtgattgtttgtatatgtagccctgtgacagactggcgacctgtccagggtgtcccctgccttcgcccgagtcagctgggatggactccggaaaaaagggaaaaactgcATTCAGGCaaaacatggtggaggcagtatcatagCTCGGGCATGCCTGGCTGTGTTTGATCAGCTCGTCATTGTCAACAGAACATTGAATTTTAAATTATACCTGCCAATTCTAAAGGTGAAGACATCTGTCCACATGAATTGAATTTAAGGGAAAGTTGGTCATGCAGGAAGACAATGATCCTGAGTTGTTCTACCAAAGAATGGTCAACAGAGAGTAAAGTCAGTTTTTTTGTTACGGTCAAGTCAAAGTTTGGACAATAAACCAGTAGAAATGTGATTGTAGAACCTTAAGCTAGCAGTTTGCACGAGGAAATCCACCAATATTTGAGCTGAAATTGTTCCGTGTGAAGGAATGAACTCAAATTCATCAAAAGTTACCGGAGTCATTTTGTTATGCAGAGGTTTTCATACTTTTGCTAAACATAGAAGCATCATACTAGATCATTTTTCTATTAATAAGTGACAAAGTTTCATACTTTTAACTGGGCTCTATTTATTTTTAGAGGACGTCTGTGAAACTTCCACGTAGTTTCAGGAATATTATGCAGAGGGTTCAGACAGTTTTACAATTTCATTCAGCAGCCACTTTTATCTTCTCCAAAACGACGTACATCTGGAAGCAGATCGctgttggttttggtcttttcagaGGATTAGCTGACAACAAAAACCTTTAACAAGTTCAGATTAATGACACGTTaagaaaaaaacttgaattATTAGTGAAGAAATTTAACATCCTCCTGGAGAAGCTGGCTTTGTTGTTACTCATTTGTATGATAAACCGAAGCAGTTCATGAACTTCCAGGTGGACAAAGACGATGAAGGTTTTCTACAGGAGTCTTGCTGTGTCAGTGTACTTCACAAAGCTGTGCATCTCCAACCCGTAACCCTAGTGACGTCATCAATGCTGCATCAATGAcacgaagaaaaaaaattaatgtatttaatttgtgaatgttaaatatttgtattttacacCGAGAAGAGCATTTGTGGTATTGAACTCTCATTATTTTTGGATGTCATAGTGCCATCGAGATCTGAGATGAAAtcacttcatgaatgttttggTGGAGATATCGATTCAGTCTCATGATCGCATTTGAAGCTGTACAAGAGAATATTTTCCACGACACCTTCTGGACGTTTGTTGACATGTATTTACCGACTCCAGTTAACAACCGGACTTTAACCACTTGGATGCAGACAGACGTGACCTGTGAAGCATGTCGAGCTTGTGGtcagtgctgctgtttttaaaatgtataaaatgtttaCTTATTGAAGAAACCAGCATGACTTTGCACAATCAAACGTTGTACCACTTCACTGTAACTTGTCAGATCTGTTTTTCTGGTTTGTCAGAAGGTGTCAAACACGCTGTAAGTCATTTCCATCCTCTGACGCATAATGTGGATTAAAGATTATCACAGTAAACAGCAGTCACGGGTGCATTTGAACAAATGAAGATGAAAATGTTCCTTCATTTAAGCAAACAAGAGTCAGCAGCTTGCgtttgaaataaatttatttgtctgtgatgtgtgttgtgtttcggCAGCCGAGCGGCTAACCGTCCCCTGCTTCTTGTTCTTGTGCTCGTAAGAAGCTGGCCTTTTTCTGGGCGACGCGATCCTTCCTCTGTGCCAGAGATAACTTGGCGCGATTCCACCTGCCCGGAAGGAGACACAACGGCAGCTCCATTAACATTCAGCACATCGGTGGAGAGAAACGTTTGTCTGCTCAGCGCTGGGATCTTCCCAGCAGCTATTCAATACTCTGACAGTTACTTGGCGTTAAGTAAGTGCAGTTACTTTCCACGGGTGTCAATAATGTGACACGGTTGCGTAACAAGGAGGTAATTAAGATATGCAAATGAGGAACCCACCTCTTCTTCTTGACGTCTTTTTTGGGTTTCTTTTCGTGGACGGGGTTCGCTCTGATGGCGGCGTGtgcttttttgtacatttcttcTACCTGGAAACAGAGATGCATGTGTGAGCACCAAGTCTGTACATTTTACCGCATGCAGGACGATTCTTCGTGCTTCTCTCAGCCCCGTCTTGAAAAGGACAGTAAACATCAGCCGATGCAAATGAAGGACCAACTACATTTTGCTCAGCGTGCTTTTTATCATCATCAAGAAGCAGAGAAGAACCGTTAGCTGGAAACTAGTCAATGATAGGTTGTACACACATTATGGCTGCCATTATGCAGATAAAAACGTCTGATTTTATCACTTGCATGTCGAGAAAACTGTAGGATTCACTGATCAAAAATTAATTTGTgatttggttttgtgtctttactcATTTGGTGCAGAGAACAAGttacaaaatgacatcaaactACTACTACATGCTTTTTATcatcaagaagaagaagaacatgtAGAAGACCTCAGCTGATCGTCCTGATGACAATTTAACCGATGTTTGTAGTTTCCTAACAGCTAAATGGGCCATTCATACACACTGGGTGAGGTATGAATAATCTACAGTTGGTACACGTTTTGAttctcctccctcccctcaGGTAGACGCTACAGGACACTTGGAGTCAAAACCAACAGACTCAATAACAGCTTTTATCCCCAAGCTGTCAAATGTCTGCTACCTTTCCCCTGAATTACAATATCACACACCTACATGTACAATATTTAAGTCAGAGCAATTCATATCATGTGCAGTAAACATGTGTAGAGCAGGTCTCTAACCACAAACCGTTTCCACACTGTAGAGTTTGCTCTTATATTtcagttgtatatattttttagggtGTGATAATATTGCTttatatagtttatttttaatgctgctatACGGAGAGTgctaaactgattttcattgttttctgtaacagtgaaaatgaagaTCTCTTCTATTAGATTAAGTCTGGAGATCTGGAACCCgtgtaatatttaaaaacttGGCAATCAGCATTTATCTTGAGTTGAAGAATTTGTGGAGAAACTACAACTTTTCTGTCAGAtaatgtagtttttatttaatttgtataTCACTTTAGCATTGTTTCAAATTGTGCCCTCTAGTGAGGTTTgtgtaaaaatcaaaacaaagcacTCATAGTGCAGCCTcagtgagaattttttttttctgagcgcCGGACAACGAGGTCAGGTAGTTTtgatagtttttgttttctacacGCAGATGACTGACGGCCAATACATgagaaaacatcaacatttagttATCAAAGAACTGCACAACATGTGTaatgatttcaacattttctaAATAAACTTGTCAGTGCTCTCTGGTGGACAAACGATGGAATAGTAACGCCGCTTTAAATTCCAGCCTCAGAGTCGATCTGTCATTCTGTACTGGACAGGACAGCAACTGTGAGTGTGAATCTTACAGAACTGTCTCAAGGTTTGAGCAGGATTTATAGAGATTTGCTCATCATCAATTTAACGAAGTTTATATGAAACTAATCTGGCAAACAGATTGGATGGTAGAGTCTGAAGGAGTCATACATTATGGCATTTATTCATGTGTCTTACTGTGTCTGCCGTGACTCCATTCTTGATGAAGCGTGAAAACTGTTTCTTGTAggcctcctcgtcctcctccatcAGGTAGGACATGTAGTCGGCTACATTCATGCCCATGATGTGTTTCCGATGCACCTCTGCGTTGAACTCTTTGCTCTCTGTGTCGTAACCGGGGAAGCGTTTCAGGctagaaacaaaaacagttaaagAGAGCAAGTCAGACAGTGCAGCATGTCGTAGTCGTGTTTTTTCACTGCTCTGGCAAACACCCACACGGTTACACAATGAAGGATGTTTGCTTTGGTTCATTGTGCTTCTCTCAGCCCCGTCTTGAAAAGGACAGTAAACATCAGCTGGTGCAAATGAAGGACCAACTACATTTTGCTCAGCGTGCTTTTTATCATCATCAAGAAGCAGAGAAGAaccagcaaacacaaaaaagttggCTCAATGACGTGCCATACAAACATTATGGCTGCTAGTACGCagttaaaaatgtctgaaagaGGCAAGATTTTACCACTTGCAAGTAGCGAAAACTGATCAAACAGAAGATTTGTGatttggttttgtttatttacttatttggTGCAAAGATCAAGCTGCAAAATGACATCAAACTGCTACTATGTGCTTTTTATTATCATCAAGAAGCGCAGAAGAatcagcaaacacaaaacagttgGCTGGAAACTAGTCAATGACGTGCCGTACATACATTATGGCTGCCATTATGCAGttaaaaatgtctgattttatCACTGGAAAGTAAAGAAAACTGTAGGATTCACtgatcaaaattaatttcttatTTTGGTTGGAAGATTTGTGATTAggttttgtttctttactcGTTTGGTGCAGAGATCAAGTTACAAAATGACTAATACTACTCTCATATATATACTGTCGCGGGATTAATAAtgtatctatccatccatctattgcACTGACCTGTGAGGAATGGCCAGCCCTCCATCGACGGCCCCCTTCAGCGCTCCAAACACCTTGTTCCCTGTAGTGGTTCTGGCCAGACCTGCGTCCAGGTAACAGGTGAAGGCGCCCGGCTGTCCATCGACGCTTTCCACGTTGAACTCGTCTCCGGTCACCTCCACTTGGCCCTCATAAACCTGGTCCATGCCAaacttctgcagcagctgagaacagacaacaaacagcacgttactttttttttttataaacctCACTGTGACATGACGACACCAGCAACGTTTGATGTGTGAGTGTTTACCCGGCGGGCCAGCAGCAGCCCTGTGCAGTAGGCCGCGGCGTAGTTTGTGAGGCCGACAGCGATGCCATATTTGGGCAGCTCATGAGAGTAAGCAGCACACACAATCTGGTCTCCTTCAATCTTTGCATAGGCGATCTGAAACAAACAGAGGAGAGTAAGTCAGGGCCTTTTAAACATGTGACCACGCGAGTTTCACCGAGTGTTTCGTCCACTGACCTGGCAGCAGATATCCCTGTTGGAGAACCTGACGATCATTCGGTACTTGGGAGTGTTGTACTTGTTCTTGTCCTGCACAACCAGGCGTTTGCGGGCGTAGAAGTCAGTTTTGCCCTCTGAGAAGATTCAAAATCAAGAGAAAAGTTAACAAAACCTGAGCAAGAAAGCAACCACATGTTCCAGCAAGAGACACTTCTAGTAACAAGAAAACTGTTAGGCATTTCTCTTAGGATTCAAAGGCTCGATTGTCACACACAACAATGAACAAGTGTAATAAAATCTGAGTTTTCTGTGTCTCTTGAGTCGTGATTAGCCTACTGACTAAAAACACTCGCTTCTATTCATACATACTGTggtaaaaaaatgtgaatatgctCAAACATGCTTCTATTGAAAAACAGAAGCATGAGCAGTATTTATGCTGCAGTAAAGTTAAGATCTGCTTAGACGTGATGAGGGTTATGTTAAATATAGAAAGAACAGAGCAAAAAAATGCATGTCAAATAGTGTTAAGAAATGTATATGCAATGATTATGGTGCAAAGATCAGCACgcaacagatgcaaaatgtttgtttctatgaacaaacacaaagcatGCTCCCTCCCTGCTCATATGCCTCGATAACGGAGCCTTTTTGGCCTTTGTCGAGCTTCTAGTGGCTCCTGTGCAGGTCTCCCAAGGCATGCTAGTCTGTGGGCCTTTTAATGCCTCCCCCAAAATGCATCTTTCTGgccagaaaacaccaacaatccTGAGTCTCCTGCTATTAAAACTTACAGGACATATTCCCAAGGTACTGCTCAGAGGGATGATGGACTTAAGTGAGATCAGtcttgtgtctttatttttatacaaGTATGGTGAAGTGGTTTCTGATTTTGTGTCGACATTACAATTATCACCTGTGCAGCTTGAGAAATGGGCTGCAGTTGTCAATTCAAAATAAGGTgattaaattaaactgaaacCTTAGTCtcaccttttaaaaaaaacattcagaaaggCTATCATTAATTATAATTACCAACTGAAGCTGCACGTTTTATTTCTTAACAGATTTTTCAGCTTTATCACTCAGACCGAGGTTTAACTTAATGGCTCAGCATAAAGCTATTAAAGCCTGTGTACAGAGAGCGTTAACATTTACCTCTCCTTCTCCTGAATTTGACCTCATATCTCTTGAAGTAGGCCTTGTTCTTCACCACTTTGACGAAACCCTGAGAGAAAAACCAAAAGGCATCACGTTAGATTAACAACTACAACACAGCAACCCAAAACTCAAACTGATCTGTGTTTAACTTCAATGTGTCTGCAGCGTCACATAAAGGGGTTTTTATTAGCTGCTGCTAGGAGCTTGCCCAGGAGGTCAGCTGAGGTTTCATCAGCCATGAGCCGCCACGCTGGAACGGAGCGGATCACCGGCACCGGAGCCGGCGGACATCCAGCTCCATCTGCCGCTCCGAGCGCCAGAAACATCCACAACCACCAAACACATCTCCGTACCTTCTAGCTGCCCGCATGTGGATGGATATGAACAGATATACTCACCATTTTCGGGTGGTTtaactcctcttcctcctggaCTCTGAAGCGGTATCCGGATGTACGGAAGCCGGACGTTGCTGTTCTGTAGCGCGGACCGGCAGCAGACAGCGCCCCCTGGAGGCCTGGGGGAGAACTGCACCTGTACCAATAGAGGGCAGCAGCCTCAAGGTCTGCAGGCTGCAGTCATGATGAaatcctgttgtcctcatttacgagcaccaaaaatattgtttacttatctgaaaaaaaatcccaaaaatcggcaaaaaaatcccaaaatttattttaaaaatgtgcaaaattttcagggagaaaattccaaaaaagaAATCCTTAAAACTTTCCCTTAAATgttctataaaaaaaattaaaaagtaaaaaaaaagtaaatattttcaaaaaatgaatacaaatcttccagaaaaaaaaatcctaaaaatatctaaagtggttccatatatatcagtaaaagttctaatattttctttaagaaaatattagatcTTGACCTCAAACTCTGGAATggtagtgtgtgtatatatatttatacacacactATAAGTATATTaatcatacatttttaattataagTCTAAGGTAGATCACTGAAAGTCTTTGTCCTATATAGCAGGATTTGAGAGTTCTGTTGCAGGAGAATATATTTGCATTCTATCAACCAGTGAGTTTAATGGCagattcacacatacacatctCAGAAATAACTGGTAGCAACTGCACAATATTACTGCACTAATATTAATGCTTCCATGTAGTGTTTTCTATGCTGGGAGAaacatcatgagtgaaataagccaTTAGCACCAGAAATGGGGAAATACTTTTTGTGGaacaaaacttctaaatatttaGCTTTGATACACACAGATGGTTTTCAGAGGTTTAATCAATAAACAGAGAGGGACTTCAAAGGGTTTAATTTAGCAGTAATCCaataaatgggaaaaaatgctgaaaatgtcccTTTAATGCACAGTGCTGCCGCGGTCTGGCGGCTGTAAACACTTTCTCTGAGTCTCTGACGCCACATTTGTTGATGCATCATCCATGTGTGTTGTGAAATCAAGCTACACAATGAAATGCTGATGATTTTAACTGGAATGTATGAATGATGAAATTTCTGACGCCTGGGTGGGTTTTAAATCCCGAGGAGGTCACGGTATCTGACATATGAATCAGCATCTGAGGGGAGGGAGATTTCAGTCTGACCCGGCAGCTTTCATGAACAGTTTGTCCTGGATTTAACGTCAGAACTTTGTCATCTGCGTAAAACATCACTCATTTCACAGTCTTCTCATTAAAACCTTGTATAGATTTTTCCTGCTTGGTGAAATTACAATTAACTCTTTTAAAACCTACCATTGTGCAAGTCCAATAggacatattcttacatttttatatgCTATAGTGTaatttttggagtattttcatttgttttacatcAAAATAACCCTTACACCTCAGGCTTTAATAACATGTATTGACTTATTTCTTAACTATGACAATACATTtcttaaaagtgcaataaaccttaaaaaaatgaatattgttttttttaaaaatatatacttcAAAATACAGAAGCTGCAGAGCTATATCTGtcaaatttgtaaatgtaaaaaagttgcacaatatCCTTTGGAACCACAAGAAATTTATTTGGAGTCTGTCCAGAACTAGCTTTTTGAGATATCATCAATTTTTataacttgtaaaaaaaaaactgaaaataaataacactgcaCAATTTGAATGAGACGACATTAATAAAAGCATTCATTCACACGTTAGctgtttaaaaagcaacaaattgtaaataaatggtAAGCTAGCAATTCATTCgaccaaaaatattttttttccctgtatgTTAAGTCAtctaaaaatattgttatttaaCAGATAGTATGTGATTTGgaagaaaaattgtgcattaatgactgaaaaatggtgAACAGTTTTTTGGACtgttattttaaaggttttcCGTGTTTTGTCAAAATACAGAATTAAATCACTCactcaaaaaaatattaatttacatgctgGACAtgaaaaatctatatttttacaaatagtcaTTAATTCTTTTATAATGTGtgacagtaaaattacagatttaccgtattttaatcagctaaactTCCTattgttttacaaatattttcctttttttttcagtttttaacattacagtattccatcttttttaaagcttctttttgatgttttttttggcatCCTTTCCATTGGGTGTATTGATTTTTTATAACAGTGTAGACACAAAATGCAAGGACATAAAACTGATATCAACCAAAGAGTTATTCACAATAATATCAGCATCTGtgtttaaatataaaacagCATCATACAAAGTTAGTAGCataaccatgacaacagcagATAGAATTTTTCAATCAGTAATTCATCATTACttgtaaataaatcaaagaGCAAGTTAAGCCCGAAAAACCTCCATTACGTATTAGTGTGACCAACATGTTGACGGAAACAGCCCAAATAAGACATCAGCAGTTAGTAAGAGTGACACGAGCAACATGACAGTAAAAGTAACGTCTCACACTGTGGATCCTCCTGTTCCTAATCAGCAGACTGCAACTGCTGCCGACCCGCCCGTGAAACTCTGCTGTGATTAATACCGAGTTATTCAGAGTCCCAGCATCCCACAGATCACCGACAAGAGCAGAAAGTATTC includes these proteins:
- the dipk1aa gene encoding divergent protein kinase domain 1A, which translates into the protein MAKGLFPRAWVKKSFYFQARISFVRVKYLFLTWLTVLVGSWVLYVQYSTYTELCRGHECKNAICDKYRRGIIDGSACSSLCDKETLYMSRCLSTLPNNQVYTGSWGDHDGIIRCKLGEVVHYELGEEPEPRREAPVFDKPTRGTSVEKFREMVFNHLKSKLGEQANLASLVSQILSVADGNRDGRVSLPEARSTWALLQMDEVLLGLLLQDRGHTPRLLGYCGDLYMTERIAYGPLYGLSLPWPLVSWVPSGLQRTMDQWFTPSWPRKAKISMGLLELVEDIFHGTYGSFLICDLAAAHFGYTNGHELRLTNTRAVVPEDEFRRTMRALRCESDADCVYGVDCQTSCDLSEKRCREEPVQPNLAKACGTLKDYLLRGAPSGMREELERQLYACMALRGNAGQMNMEHSLILNNLKALLWRQISHTKDS
- the rpl5a gene encoding 60S ribosomal protein L5a, which translates into the protein MGFVKVVKNKAYFKRYEVKFRRRREGKTDFYARKRLVVQDKNKYNTPKYRMIVRFSNRDICCQIAYAKIEGDQIVCAAYSHELPKYGIAVGLTNYAAAYCTGLLLARRLLQKFGMDQVYEGQVEVTGDEFNVESVDGQPGAFTCYLDAGLARTTTGNKVFGALKGAVDGGLAIPHSLKRFPGYDTESKEFNAEVHRKHIMGMNVADYMSYLMEEDEEAYKKQFSRFIKNGVTADTVEEMYKKAHAAIRANPVHEKKPKKDVKKKRWNRAKLSLAQRKDRVAQKKASFLRAQEQEAGDG